Below is a window of Agathobacter rectalis ATCC 33656 DNA.
TTCCAAGGCACTTAAAGACAAACGGACGAATCGACATAAAGGTGGGGGATGAGATAACACTGGATGTCGGAAAGCGATATGATTCAAACACCGAAGGTGTCATATGGGAAAACAGCGCATATGAGCATGAGGCAGAGACACTTACCGATATTGTGACAAAGCACTACAAGGTGGTAGGCATCATGGAAAGACCGGGCTATGGAATGGAGGACTATAGTGCCGCCGGATATACATTTGTCACATACTCTGATGAACTGGCAGCAATTGATAACGGCACAAAGAGCGAGGCTGACACTACACTCACAGTGTACAGCAGATACACTCAAAAGGCATTAAGAAACAAGGATGCTGTGACAGCAGATATAATTGGCGTGGATGAAAAGCTGTTTGCGAAAGCGAATAATTCATCTGTTGAAATGACTGCTGAGGAGAGTGACAGGTTTCTTAAAGAGATGGAAAATGCAAAATATGATATATATATGAATGGCTTCCTTATAAGCTATGAGTGCGTTTTCCCGATTGACGGTACATTTAAAGCACTGTTTACAGTGGCTACTGTTGTGGCTTTGATAATCATACTGACATCAGTGTACTGTATCAAAAACAGCTTCAACATATCAATCACTGAAAAAATCAGGCAGTATGGCATGCTTGCAAGCGTGGGTGCTACGAGACGCCAGATAAAAAGCAGTGTTAAGACAGAGGCAGCAATGCTTGGAGTGGTTGGTATTCCGGTGGGTACCATGAGCGGTATTTTGGCATCGCTCATACTTGTCAAGGTGGTAAATGCGCTGTCAGCAGGCTGGCTTAACTTTGCTTTGAGCTTTCATACCTCCCTGCCTGCACTTATTCTTGCTGTGATACTTAGTATAGCGACCATTTATTTTTCTGCAACAGGCAGTGCAAGAAGGGCCGCAAAGGTCACACCGCTTGAAGCAATAAGAAACACAAAGGAGATTAAAATAAAGTCAGCAAAGCTAAAGACACCGGCTATTATAGGCAGAATCTGGGGCATTGGAGGCGTTATCTCATATAAGAATATAAAGAGAAACAAAAAAAAGTACAGAACCACAGTGACATCCATTGTCATCTGCTCAGTAACCTTTATTGTGATATCATACTTTATGTCTATGGCCTTTAGCGTTGTTGGGATGTCATATGCATCAGTAGATTACAATATTGGAATAAATATGTCATGTAAAAAGGACCTTGATATTGAAAAGCTCTCTGAGCTTTTGAGTGGCATTGAAGGAGCTGAGGATTATCTGGTTGGAGCAGGTTATTATTTTGATGTAGATAAGCCGGAGTATACAAAGGAATATGGAGAGTATTGCGGGCAGCTTTATGATGACAGTGAGGATGTCTCACAAGAGTTTTTAATCACGGTTTTAAATGACAAATCATATGATAAGTATGCGTCTGACGCAGGCATAAAAAATGCAGATACAGGAGCAATTCTTGTAAATAAAGGCACATTTGATGTGTATAATGAGAAAAGCTCGAAATACGTCAAAGAAGAGATGGAGCTGTACAAATATAAAGCAGGAGATACAATCAGGTGCGGCTACAATGTGTATGAGGATGCTGTTGATGATGACAATGCTGTGGAAGGTGATACTGAAAGCAGCACGGAGGATAACAGTGGATACGTTGACGAGGAAACAATAAATAAAGGAGTCAGAAAAACTGTAGATGTAACTATTGCAGGTGTCACAGACAAGGTACCAACATGTTATAATGGCTACGGCAATACCTCGCTTTTGTTTATGAACCAAAAAGGCTTTGAAAGCTTATGGGCTGACGGCAAGAGCGGTAATGAGTTCAAACCGGGGAATGCGATATATTCGGCATATGTGGTTGCAGAAAATGCAGATGAATATCAGGATACATTAGAAAAGGAGACGGCAGAAAATCCTGAGTATTCTCAGATTAGTTTTTATGTCAGCAATATGGATAAGCAGATGCGCGATGAAAAATCACTCTTTACACTGCTTGGAGTATTTGCATACGGACTTATTGTGGTCATTGCCTTAATAGGAATCACAAATATCATCAATACCTTAAGCACCGGAATGGAGCTTAGAAGCCGCGAGTTTGCCACACTAAGAAGCATTGGAATGACAGATAAGCAGTTTGCAGGGATGGTCAGACTTGAGAGTGTGTTTATATCTGTAAAGGCTCTTGTAATAGGTGTACCGCTTGGTATTTTAATAAGCTATCTCTTATGTGTTATGATGAACAGGATGGGTGGCGCAATCATTTATAAGCCGCCGTATAAAGCAATTATATTGTGTATAGTGGTTGTAATAATGCTGATTTATGCTATCATGAAACTATCAATGATGAAGCTTAGACACAATAACATTATTGAGACAATCAAAAATGAAAATCTGTAGGAAATGCGGGAGCTGATATGAAAAAAATACTTCTCATAGAGGACAATAAAGGAATAACAGAGGGACTGTGTGATACCTTTACAGAACCTGAATATGAGCTTTTGACAGCAGGCAATTTAAAGGAGGCTGGGGCGCTTTTGAGTGAGCACCCCGGCCTTGTGCTGCTTGATGTGTCGCTTCCGGATGGGAACGGCTTTGATTTTTACAGCGAAAGGCTGGAAAAAGAAAAAACACCGGTGATTTTTCTTACCGCAAGGGATGAGGAAAATGATATAGTAAAGGGACTTGAGCTTGGAGCGGAGGATTACATCACAAAGCCTTTTTCCGTAAGGGAGCTTGTGGCGAGGGTAAACCGCGTATTTTTACGTAGGAAAAGTGATGACAGTTCATCTGTCATACATGCAGGAAGCATAAGCTATGATTTGGACAAAAAGGAAGCAAGAAGGGATGGACAGTTGATTGCTCTTTCAAGTCTTGAAAACCGCATACTTGATCTGCTTTTTACAAATCACGACAAGGCTGTGTCCAGAAATGCCGTGCTTGACTGTATCTGGGAGGCGACAGGCAACGATGTCTACGACCATACAGTGACTGTCTATATGAAGCGCATCAGGGCAAAGCTTGGTGAGAATGTGATAAAGACTGTGAAGGGAATCGGGTATCGTGTTGATTCAGATGAAGCTCTTTAAACAGTATCGGTCGACAGAGACAGTTCCCGGGGGAAAGCATGAGAAAGAAGAAATATAATTCAGAGAACAGAAAACATTTTGTGTATTTTGCAATAATATATACATGTATATGTGTGACGGTTATGGCTTTTACCGTCTTTTTTCAGTACAGGGCGTATACAAAAAACTATAACGTCACAGTGGCTAAGCTATGTGCGCTTATTCATGAAAAATATCCCGATGTATCAGATGGCAGCATAGCCGCGATTCTAAATGACAGCAGCTTCGATAGTGATTATACAAATTTAAAAAGCGCAGAGACGCTCTTAAAAAAATACGGCATTGATATGGAAAAGGATTCCGCGGTTTTGTCAAATGAAAAAGCGCTTAAAGGAGCGCTTTGGCTAGACATATTTCTTGTTGTGCTTTTTGCAGGGGGCTTTTGCCTTTACATTGTGCTTATAAGATTTAGCTTTAAAAGACAGGTCAGACAGGCTGCGGATTATCTGCGCCGCATAAATCAGGGAGACTACAGACTTTTTATGGCAGATAGCACAGAGGGAGAGATTTCTATACTAAAGGGAGAGCTTTACAAGACAGCAATCTATTTGAGGGAGTCTGCGGAAAATGCAAAGGCAGACAAGCTTTTGCTAAAGGATGCGCTTTCTGACATATCGCATCAGCTTAAGACACCGCTCACATCACTTTCGATAAATCTGGAAAATCTGGAAGGAAATCCTGATATGGCACCTGAAAACAGAAGCAGGATAATGCGCAGGGCAAAGCGTGATGTGGATAATATATCGCATATGGTGCAGGCTATCTTAAAGCTTTCAAGGCTTGAAGCGGATGTTGTGGAGTTTGATGAGAAGGATACGCTGCTGTCTGAAATTGTGTCTGAGGCAGCTGACAATGTTATGGCACTTTGCGATTTGAGAGACATAAGGCTGTCCATAGATGAAGGCTCTGATAAGGATGCCTGTATACATGCTGATGCATACTGGCAGTGTGAGGCCATTACAAACATAGTAAAAAATGCAGTAGAGCACGCAGAGAGTGAGGTAAAGATAGGCTTTTACAGGTATGAGATGTATGCAGAGATAACAGTGCAAAACGATGGAGAAGCCATAAGTGATGAGGACAAAAAGCATATTTTTACGCGTTTTTACAGCGGCAGCGGACAGCCGGCAGACAGCATCGGCATAGGACTTTCGCTCGCGGAAGCAATTGTGCGTCATGACAATGGATATATCATTGTGGAGGATTGTAAAAAAGATGTATTAAATGAAAAAAATGAATGCAGTGGCACACGCTTTGTGGTAAGATATTTGTGATAAGTTGAGAAAAATTATCAATAAATACACTAGGAAGCGATAAAATGACACTAAAAGAACTTGGCATAGGACAGAGTGCCAGAATACTTACAGTAGGCGGTGAGGGCGCACTGCGCCAGCATTTCCTGGATATGGGAGTAATCCCAAAGGCCGAAGTGACAGTTATCAAATTTGCACCGATGGGAGACCCGATGGAGCTTCAGGTGCACGGCTATGAGCTCACATTGAGGCTTGATGATGCGGCACAGATTGAGGTAGAATTAATTGACAGCCGTTCAAGAAAGCATGAGGGCCCTAAAAAGATAAGCAACACAGCCCATCCCGGACTTGGTGAGGAGGGTAAATACCATGTGAAAGGCAGCGGCAATCCCCTTCCGGATGGTGAGAAGCTCACATACGCACTTGTGGGAAACCAAAATTGCGGCAAGACAACACTTTTCAACCAGCTTACAGGCTCAAACCAGCATGTGGGCAATTTCCCGGGA
It encodes the following:
- a CDS encoding ABC transporter permease: MNLMKTLTLKNLKLNRKRTIVTIVGIILATALLSALVTLVSSFQYSMIEYQKQKGGDFHVKFSNVKMSELSEFKNNRNIESTFETMGMGFAKLDGCKNEDKPYAYVMATDEAGFERGCFKLIEGRMAKNEDEIVIPRHLKTNGRIDIKVGDEITLDVGKRYDSNTEGVIWENSAYEHEAETLTDIVTKHYKVVGIMERPGYGMEDYSAAGYTFVTYSDELAAIDNGTKSEADTTLTVYSRYTQKALRNKDAVTADIIGVDEKLFAKANNSSVEMTAEESDRFLKEMENAKYDIYMNGFLISYECVFPIDGTFKALFTVATVVALIIILTSVYCIKNSFNISITEKIRQYGMLASVGATRRQIKSSVKTEAAMLGVVGIPVGTMSGILASLILVKVVNALSAGWLNFALSFHTSLPALILAVILSIATIYFSATGSARRAAKVTPLEAIRNTKEIKIKSAKLKTPAIIGRIWGIGGVISYKNIKRNKKKYRTTVTSIVICSVTFIVISYFMSMAFSVVGMSYASVDYNIGINMSCKKDLDIEKLSELLSGIEGAEDYLVGAGYYFDVDKPEYTKEYGEYCGQLYDDSEDVSQEFLITVLNDKSYDKYASDAGIKNADTGAILVNKGTFDVYNEKSSKYVKEEMELYKYKAGDTIRCGYNVYEDAVDDDNAVEGDTESSTEDNSGYVDEETINKGVRKTVDVTIAGVTDKVPTCYNGYGNTSLLFMNQKGFESLWADGKSGNEFKPGNAIYSAYVVAENADEYQDTLEKETAENPEYSQISFYVSNMDKQMRDEKSLFTLLGVFAYGLIVVIALIGITNIINTLSTGMELRSREFATLRSIGMTDKQFAGMVRLESVFISVKALVIGVPLGILISYLLCVMMNRMGGAIIYKPPYKAIILCIVVVIMLIYAIMKLSMMKLRHNNIIETIKNENL
- a CDS encoding response regulator transcription factor; the protein is MKKILLIEDNKGITEGLCDTFTEPEYELLTAGNLKEAGALLSEHPGLVLLDVSLPDGNGFDFYSERLEKEKTPVIFLTARDEENDIVKGLELGAEDYITKPFSVRELVARVNRVFLRRKSDDSSSVIHAGSISYDLDKKEARRDGQLIALSSLENRILDLLFTNHDKAVSRNAVLDCIWEATGNDVYDHTVTVYMKRIRAKLGENVIKTVKGIGYRVDSDEAL
- a CDS encoding sensor histidine kinase, with translation MRKKKYNSENRKHFVYFAIIYTCICVTVMAFTVFFQYRAYTKNYNVTVAKLCALIHEKYPDVSDGSIAAILNDSSFDSDYTNLKSAETLLKKYGIDMEKDSAVLSNEKALKGALWLDIFLVVLFAGGFCLYIVLIRFSFKRQVRQAADYLRRINQGDYRLFMADSTEGEISILKGELYKTAIYLRESAENAKADKLLLKDALSDISHQLKTPLTSLSINLENLEGNPDMAPENRSRIMRRAKRDVDNISHMVQAILKLSRLEADVVEFDEKDTLLSEIVSEAADNVMALCDLRDIRLSIDEGSDKDACIHADAYWQCEAITNIVKNAVEHAESEVKIGFYRYEMYAEITVQNDGEAISDEDKKHIFTRFYSGSGQPADSIGIGLSLAEAIVRHDNGYIIVEDCKKDVLNEKNECSGTRFVVRYL